One window from the genome of Brachyspira hampsonii encodes:
- a CDS encoding acyl-CoA dehydrogenase → MEFNLSKTHQLFRQMIREFAEKEVKPLAAEVDEEERFPVETVKKMAEIGLMGIPIPKEYGGAGGDNIMYAMAVEELSRVCGTTGVILSAHTSLGTWPILQFGTDAQKQKYIPKLASGEWLGAFGLTEPNAGTDAAGQQTTAVLDEATQEWVLNGSKIFITNSGYANVYVIFAMTDKSKGLKGISAFIVESTAPGFSIGKKEKKLGIRGSATCELIFENARIPKDNLLGELGKGFKIAMMTLDGGRIGIASQALGIAQGALDETVAYVKERKQFGRTIANFQNTQFQLANLEVKVEASRLLVYKAAWRESNHLPYSVDAARAKLFAAETAMEVTTKAVQLHGGYGYTREYPVERMMRDAKITEIYEGTSEVQRMVIAGSLLK, encoded by the coding sequence ATGGAATTTAATTTGTCTAAAACACATCAACTTTTCAGACAAATGATCAGAGAATTTGCTGAAAAAGAAGTAAAACCTTTAGCTGCAGAAGTTGACGAGGAAGAAAGATTCCCTGTTGAAACTGTAAAAAAAATGGCTGAAATAGGACTTATGGGAATACCTATTCCTAAAGAATACGGCGGAGCAGGCGGAGATAACATAATGTATGCTATGGCTGTTGAAGAATTATCAAGAGTTTGCGGTACTACAGGTGTTATTCTTTCTGCTCACACTTCTCTTGGAACTTGGCCTATATTACAATTCGGTACTGATGCTCAAAAACAAAAATATATCCCTAAACTAGCTAGCGGAGAATGGTTAGGTGCATTCGGACTTACTGAACCAAATGCTGGTACTGATGCTGCAGGTCAGCAAACAACTGCTGTATTAGATGAAGCTACTCAAGAATGGGTTCTTAATGGTTCAAAAATATTCATCACAAACTCTGGATATGCAAATGTATATGTTATATTTGCTATGACTGATAAATCTAAAGGATTAAAAGGTATTTCTGCTTTCATCGTAGAATCAACTGCTCCTGGATTTTCTATAGGTAAAAAAGAAAAAAAATTAGGTATTAGAGGTTCTGCTACTTGCGAATTAATATTTGAAAATGCAAGAATACCAAAAGACAATCTATTAGGAGAATTAGGCAAAGGATTTAAAATTGCTATGATGACGCTTGACGGAGGAAGAATAGGTATTGCTTCTCAGGCATTGGGTATTGCTCAAGGTGCTCTTGATGAAACTGTAGCTTATGTAAAAGAAAGAAAACAGTTCGGAAGAACTATAGCTAATTTCCAAAACACTCAATTCCAATTAGCTAACCTTGAAGTAAAAGTAGAAGCTTCAAGACTTCTGGTGTACAAAGCAGCTTGGAGAGAAAGCAATCATCTTCCATATTCTGTAGATGCAGCAAGAGCTAAACTATTCGCAGCTGAAACTGCAATGGAAGTTACAACTAAAGCTGTTCAGCTTCATGGCGGATACGGATATACTAGAGAATATCCTGTTGAAAGAATGATGAGAGACGCTAAGATTACAGAAATCTATGAAGGTACTTCAGAAGTTCAAAGAATGGTAATAGCAGGAAGCCTTTTAAAATAA
- a CDS encoding electron transfer flavoprotein subunit beta/FixA family protein: MKIVVCVKQVPDTTEIRLDPVKGTLIRDGVPSIMNPDDKGGLEEALKLKDKYGAHVTVITMGPPQAEAILREALAMGADRAILITDRKFGGADTLATSNTLAAALRTLEYDLIISGRQAIDGDTAQVGPQTAEHLEIPQISYAKEIQYNEADKSLTVKRMVEDGYYLLNVQLPALITVLSEANSPRYMRVKGIVEAYDKEVEIWSSETIKIDPSLIGLPGSPTKVKKSFTKGAKQAGKVFEVDTKEAVNIIIEKLKEKFVI, translated from the coding sequence ATGAAAATAGTAGTTTGTGTAAAACAGGTTCCAGATACAACTGAAATTAGACTAGACCCTGTTAAAGGTACATTAATAAGAGATGGTGTTCCTAGTATAATGAACCCTGACGATAAAGGCGGATTAGAAGAAGCTTTAAAATTAAAAGATAAATATGGTGCTCATGTTACAGTAATAACAATGGGGCCTCCTCAAGCTGAAGCTATATTAAGAGAGGCTCTTGCTATGGGAGCAGACAGAGCTATTCTTATAACTGATAGAAAATTCGGCGGTGCTGATACTTTAGCTACTTCTAATACATTAGCAGCTGCTTTAAGAACTTTAGAATATGATCTTATTATCTCTGGAAGACAAGCTATAGACGGTGATACTGCTCAAGTTGGTCCGCAAACAGCTGAACACCTAGAAATACCTCAGATTTCTTATGCTAAAGAAATACAATATAATGAAGCTGATAAATCATTAACTGTAAAAAGAATGGTAGAAGACGGATACTATTTGTTAAATGTTCAATTACCTGCTCTAATTACTGTATTATCAGAAGCTAACAGCCCTAGATATATGAGAGTTAAAGGAATAGTAGAGGCTTATGATAAAGAAGTTGAAATATGGTCTTCTGAAACTATAAAAATTGATCCTTCATTAATAGGACTTCCTGGATCTCCTACTAAAGTAAAAAAATCATTTACTAAAGGAGCTAAACAAGCTGGTAAAGTATTTGAAGTTGATACTAAAGAAGCTGTTAATATCATAATTGAAAAATTAAAAGAAAAATTTGTTATTTAA
- a CDS encoding electron transfer flavoprotein subunit alpha/FixB family protein, which translates to MNLSDYKGILVFAEQRDGVIQNVGLELIGEAKKLAVKLNSPVTVALIGYKVEGLAQTLVEYGADKVVIVDNELLKQYDTEAYAQALSAIINAKKPEIVLLGATTLGRDLAPRVSSRLATGLTADCTKLEIDDETKVFGMTRPAFGGNLMATIVCPDHRPQMATVRPGVMQKLPKEEGKKGEVEVLPLTIDASKMKVKILDIVKETSKKIDITEAKILVSGGRGVGSKENFKNLEAVASKIGATVSGSRAAVDAGYIEQARQVGQTGKTVRPNIYFACGISGAIQHMAGMEESEYIIAINKDKDAPMFGIADLGIVGDVNKVLPLLAEELAKAIEAKKAK; encoded by the coding sequence ATGAATTTAAGTGATTATAAAGGAATATTAGTATTTGCAGAGCAAAGAGACGGTGTAATTCAAAACGTAGGTTTAGAATTAATCGGAGAAGCAAAAAAACTTGCTGTTAAATTAAATTCACCTGTAACAGTGGCTTTAATAGGATATAAAGTAGAAGGTTTAGCTCAAACTTTGGTTGAATATGGTGCTGATAAAGTAGTAATTGTTGACAATGAACTTTTAAAACAGTACGATACTGAAGCTTATGCTCAGGCATTATCAGCAATAATAAATGCTAAAAAACCGGAAATAGTATTATTAGGTGCAACTACTTTAGGAAGAGACTTAGCTCCTAGAGTATCTTCAAGACTTGCTACAGGTCTTACTGCTGACTGTACAAAATTAGAAATAGATGATGAAACTAAAGTATTCGGAATGACTAGACCTGCATTCGGCGGTAACTTGATGGCTACTATTGTATGTCCAGATCATAGACCGCAAATGGCTACTGTAAGACCTGGGGTTATGCAGAAATTACCTAAAGAAGAAGGAAAAAAAGGTGAAGTTGAAGTATTACCTTTAACAATAGACGCTTCTAAAATGAAAGTTAAAATCTTAGATATAGTAAAAGAAACTTCTAAAAAAATTGATATTACAGAAGCTAAGATATTGGTATCTGGCGGTAGAGGTGTAGGTTCTAAAGAAAACTTCAAGAATCTTGAAGCTGTAGCTTCTAAAATCGGTGCAACAGTTTCCGGTTCAAGAGCTGCTGTAGATGCTGGATATATAGAGCAGGCTAGACAAGTAGGTCAAACAGGTAAAACAGTAAGACCTAATATATACTTCGCTTGCGGTATCTCTGGAGCTATTCAGCACATGGCTGGTATGGAAGAATCAGAATACATCATTGCTATAAACAAAGATAAAGATGCTCCTATGTTTGGAATAGCTGATTTAGGTATAGTAGGTGATGTGAATAAAGTGCTTCCTCTATTAGCTGAAGAATTAGCAAAAGCAATAGAAGCTAAAAAAGCTAAGTAA
- the hpt gene encoding hypoxanthine phosphoribosyltransferase, which translates to MKKDDHISKILISEEDINNKVKELAEEISNDLKNKENIPCIIGLLKGSFIFIADLSRYIDVPVEIDFMIVSSYGNNKIGSEIKILKDVDIPLTGRDVIIVEDIIDTGYTLEKICEVLKTRNPASLKICTLLNKPSRRKVDIKIDYNGFDIEDEFVVGYGIDYAQKYRNLPYIGVVE; encoded by the coding sequence ATGAAAAAAGATGATCATATATCAAAAATACTTATATCAGAAGAAGATATAAATAATAAAGTTAAAGAATTAGCAGAAGAAATCTCTAATGATCTTAAAAATAAAGAAAATATACCATGCATTATAGGACTTTTAAAAGGTTCATTTATATTTATTGCTGATTTATCAAGATATATTGATGTACCTGTAGAGATTGATTTTATGATAGTATCAAGTTATGGAAACAATAAAATAGGTTCTGAAATTAAAATACTTAAAGATGTTGATATACCTCTAACCGGAAGAGATGTTATCATAGTAGAAGATATCATAGACACAGGATATACTTTAGAGAAAATATGCGAAGTATTAAAAACTAGAAATCCAGCCTCCCTTAAAATATGCACACTTCTAAACAAGCCTTCAAGAAGAAAAGTTGACATCAAAATAGACTATAATGGTTTTGATATAGAAGATGAGTTTGTAGTAGGTTACGGAATTGACTATGCTCAGAAATATAGAAATCTTCCGTACATTGGAGTAGTTGAATAA